The Streptomyces sp. NBC_01275 genome has a segment encoding these proteins:
- a CDS encoding triacylglycerol lipase yields MAQLRHLIVVVPGIGGSVLRTTEGAARWDERRRRFAAAATRPHRLGLDAHPNLVPVGLMPDITLVGPVVVPGYDGLVRKLRSRFDDVRVDVARSGGTPDTRADVLLFPYDFRHSVQHAARRLHDAISARLGGEHTGARHRRVIVVAHSMGGLVARYWLGPLGGAADCAALITLGTPHRGAPKALDVLVNGLAVGPKRLAKLTDVLRQWPSAYELLPRYAAVGGESGAGALAPHELAVGAAGAVTSQFAAMAKEARSVHEDIESAWNELYGGRDCPEVTAVFGRGHGTLQQATLSSAGITVTKHAASWLPNMDWHGDGTVPAISAIPIEQEDVRARRAVTERHMALGSASVAIDVLAEYAGDSLAAVRGDQPERPWLGLDLDETVPAGRPVAVSVTLCGVGADERTRVQIRARPLAGGQGGGAPWQPCPRVDEGRWRADLPPLPPGTYAVEVAAAQVPTVSRLHAQEVLGVVRVEDIENNGDGGDSGDVDDLKVPSDGQVSG; encoded by the coding sequence GTGGCTCAGCTCAGGCATCTCATCGTCGTCGTGCCGGGAATCGGCGGGAGCGTCCTGCGGACAACCGAGGGGGCCGCCCGCTGGGACGAGCGCCGAAGGCGGTTCGCCGCCGCGGCGACGCGCCCGCACCGACTCGGCCTGGATGCTCATCCGAATCTGGTTCCGGTCGGGTTGATGCCGGACATCACGCTCGTCGGACCCGTGGTCGTGCCCGGGTACGACGGCCTGGTGCGCAAGCTCCGCAGCCGGTTCGACGACGTACGGGTCGATGTCGCACGGTCCGGGGGCACGCCGGACACGCGCGCGGACGTGCTGCTCTTCCCGTACGACTTCCGGCACAGCGTGCAGCATGCCGCCCGCAGACTCCATGACGCGATCAGCGCTCGGCTGGGCGGCGAGCACACCGGGGCCCGGCACAGGCGCGTGATCGTGGTGGCGCACTCCATGGGCGGTCTGGTGGCCCGCTACTGGCTGGGCCCTCTCGGCGGCGCGGCCGACTGCGCGGCCCTGATCACGCTCGGCACCCCGCATCGCGGCGCGCCGAAGGCCCTCGACGTCCTGGTGAACGGGCTGGCGGTGGGCCCGAAACGGCTGGCCAAGCTCACCGATGTGCTGCGGCAGTGGCCGTCGGCGTACGAACTCCTCCCGCGCTATGCCGCGGTAGGAGGCGAAAGCGGTGCGGGGGCGCTGGCCCCGCACGAACTCGCGGTGGGAGCCGCGGGGGCCGTCACTTCGCAGTTCGCGGCGATGGCGAAGGAAGCGCGGAGCGTCCACGAGGACATCGAGTCGGCCTGGAACGAGCTGTACGGGGGGAGGGACTGCCCCGAGGTGACGGCCGTGTTCGGCCGCGGACACGGCACGCTGCAGCAGGCGACGCTGTCGTCGGCCGGCATCACGGTGACGAAACACGCGGCCTCCTGGCTGCCGAACATGGACTGGCACGGCGACGGCACGGTCCCCGCCATCTCGGCGATCCCGATCGAGCAGGAAGACGTACGTGCCCGCAGGGCGGTGACGGAACGGCACATGGCCCTGGGATCCGCGTCCGTGGCGATCGACGTCCTGGCCGAATACGCGGGCGACTCACTCGCCGCCGTACGCGGCGACCAGCCCGAACGGCCATGGCTCGGGCTCGACCTGGACGAGACGGTTCCGGCCGGCCGGCCGGTCGCCGTCAGCGTGACCCTGTGCGGCGTAGGCGCTGATGAGCGTACGCGCGTACAGATCCGGGCCCGTCCCCTCGCCGGAGGACAGGGCGGCGGCGCGCCGTGGCAGCCCTGCCCGAGGGTGGACGAGGGCCGATGGCGGGCCGACCTTCCACCCCTGCCTCCTGGCACGTACGCCGTGGAAGTGGCCGCCGCCCAGGTGCCGACCGTCAGCCGACTCCACGCCCAGGAAGTCCTGGGCGTGGTCCGTGTCGAAGACATCGAGAACAACGGGGACGGTGGGGACAGCGGGGACGTCGACGACCTCAAGGTCCCGAGCGACGGGCAGGTGAGCGGGTGA
- a CDS encoding tetratricopeptide repeat protein, whose product MNTAWRRWPSNDPKALIEYVQRKRHGESTPGTPADLLGTALPAPGDTPPIDRAQALYEAFADRDIVYADEPTSSDPGRQTVRPPYEVLTSPRHGTCLDLAVTFAGACLDAGLHPLLLVTGGSGGGPAHALVSVWLDGNWSNRAHRDYPARETDAGWQTLPPDFLDQLADAEDAPGAFLAVDVTGAASRSDAADPRRRRPQSWAEAVAYGAELVRQAAAEDRLAVTLDVGLGYEQCEPLPLPDQPRTKVLTPPYLPVDDSADSADSGPLKLLWARHETIRFHPRDELDFLQDLFQAPDPQGPRTRIALLHGVGGAGKTRLAAELARRLSGTAWFTGFLVREPDLHDCAWLGRVASPLLVVVDYADDHKSADIINLLRTLHDREAPTCLLLTARSISGWWEDVANAIKDDGGLKPLVRPVPLPPRHHRQAGVYRYALRSFGTADATAMSSSPPPDPNSGRWTTLDLVMLAWLAARAHEENGDSTAPASESALYEEILKHELKYWVRTYKSHIGPPSKRTLQMLREAGACVSLLSPRENRLNAVLNAVAELAADARRRDEVTALLEDLLPTTPEDGTVAVRPDPIGSHLASTVFHTDHPLLSRCLETADPDEQLNACVGVSRLSTVTGPTEAAAMARRALEAVPELWSAALSVAAAQGGPFVGALERFAADESTSLPFAALAVTLPMGHSNLRGLALIATERSRPDETAESDEEARATLAGWYNNLSIRQSDTGDQLAALESITEAVTHYRALAHGPNGPAHLPNLATTLNNLSNCLSNTGDQQAALAFATEAVAHYRTLTQGPNGPAHLPNLAGSLNNLCGCQSETGDQQAALASATEAVSIRRTLTQGPNGPAYLPDLANSLNNLSNCQSNTGDWQNALASITEAVAHYRTLAQGPNGPAHLSDLAMSLNNLSNCQSETGDQQAALASATEAVSIRRTLTQGPNGPAHLPNLAGSLNNLCGCQSETGDQQAALASATEAVSIRRTLTQGPNGPAYLPDLANSLNNLSNCQASTGDWQNALASITEAVARYRTLAQGPNGPAYLPDLAGSLNNLSNRQDDTGDQQAALASAIEAVAHYRTLTQGPNGPAYLPDLAMSLNNLSNRQSSTGDWQNALASITEAVAHYRTLAQGPNGPAYLPNLASSLNNLSNQQGDTGDQQAALASITEAVAHYRTLTQGPNGPAYLPDLAMSLNNLSNCQSNTGDQQAALASATEAVSIRRALTQGPNGPAYLPDLASSLNNLSNCQNDTDDWQNALASITEAVAHYRTLTQGPNGPAHLPDLAMSLNNLSNCQGNTGDWQNALASITEAVAHYRALTQGPNGPAYLPNLAGSLNNLSNCQNDTDDWQNALASITEAVAHYRTLTQGPNGPAHLPNLAMSLNNLSNRQSSTGDQQAALASATEAVSIRRTLTQGPNGPAYLPDLANSLNNLSNRQDDTGDQQAALASITEAVTVHRALAQGPNGPAHLPDLAMSLNNLSNRQSSSRGQQSGLLTSDEVISGFAPGPQAELLISRARWRFTHDDLAGAVADLMSAAQFADGTTDPTWAGRSRRAVRAFIDMVRQSPTTSAAMEQAAAGLPAWAVGILPDQSVERFNRWLSAQSWPDQESFLQQTYALLATPEEQAALDVVRALYPETTALSRLSDLVQEASERGLEQVLDERRRVHTAYDLVSRWLATPTWPEDLQFLRDHPGLTSDPLIRALLTSNPEDVASSQHLGILELTERLEIPDVYDAVTDPTTAVDTAMGFVEQGQPEAVYPLLLAAPVLTHTPFVTPYLFAVHQLFSQSADENQSSTPAPAELIAQAAEQGSEIQRGAGANRLRALARHRPGHAAALHDLADALAPPSEGTPAGEPASDAG is encoded by the coding sequence GTGAACACAGCGTGGCGACGCTGGCCGAGCAACGACCCGAAAGCCCTGATCGAGTACGTCCAGCGCAAACGCCACGGCGAGAGCACCCCCGGGACACCGGCCGACCTTCTCGGCACCGCACTTCCGGCGCCCGGCGACACCCCGCCGATCGACCGCGCTCAGGCCTTGTACGAGGCGTTCGCCGACCGGGACATCGTCTACGCGGACGAGCCGACCAGCAGCGACCCCGGGCGGCAGACCGTCCGGCCGCCGTACGAGGTGCTGACCTCGCCCCGCCACGGCACATGCCTCGACCTCGCCGTCACCTTCGCCGGAGCGTGCCTCGACGCCGGACTGCACCCCCTGCTCCTGGTCACCGGCGGCAGCGGCGGCGGTCCCGCCCACGCCCTGGTCTCCGTATGGCTGGACGGCAACTGGTCGAATCGCGCCCACCGCGACTACCCCGCCCGCGAGACCGACGCCGGCTGGCAGACCCTGCCCCCGGACTTCCTCGACCAGCTCGCCGACGCCGAGGACGCCCCCGGAGCGTTCCTCGCCGTCGACGTGACCGGTGCCGCCTCACGATCCGACGCCGCGGACCCCCGGCGGCGCCGACCGCAGTCCTGGGCCGAGGCTGTCGCGTACGGCGCCGAACTGGTGCGGCAGGCCGCCGCCGAGGACCGCCTGGCCGTCACGCTCGACGTGGGCCTGGGCTACGAGCAGTGCGAACCGCTTCCGCTGCCGGACCAGCCCCGCACCAAGGTGCTCACGCCGCCCTACCTGCCCGTCGACGACAGCGCCGACAGCGCCGACAGCGGGCCGCTGAAGCTGCTGTGGGCGCGCCACGAGACCATCCGCTTCCACCCCCGCGACGAACTCGACTTCCTCCAGGACCTGTTCCAGGCCCCCGACCCGCAAGGACCCCGCACCCGCATCGCGCTGCTGCACGGAGTCGGCGGCGCCGGAAAGACCCGTCTGGCCGCCGAACTCGCCCGCCGCCTCAGCGGCACAGCCTGGTTCACAGGCTTCCTGGTACGTGAACCGGACCTGCACGACTGCGCCTGGCTGGGACGGGTCGCCTCCCCGCTGCTCGTCGTCGTGGACTACGCCGACGACCACAAGTCAGCCGACATCATCAACCTGCTGCGCACCCTGCACGACCGCGAGGCGCCCACCTGTCTGCTCCTGACCGCCCGCTCCATCAGCGGCTGGTGGGAGGACGTCGCCAACGCGATCAAGGACGACGGCGGTCTCAAGCCCCTCGTCCGGCCGGTGCCGCTGCCGCCCCGCCACCATCGCCAGGCAGGCGTCTACCGCTACGCGCTGCGCTCCTTCGGCACTGCGGACGCCACGGCCATGAGCAGCAGCCCACCGCCCGATCCGAACTCCGGGCGCTGGACCACCCTCGACCTGGTCATGCTCGCCTGGCTCGCCGCCCGGGCACACGAGGAGAACGGCGACAGCACCGCGCCCGCCTCCGAGTCGGCCCTCTACGAGGAGATCCTGAAACACGAACTCAAGTACTGGGTGCGCACGTACAAATCACACATCGGTCCACCGTCCAAGCGGACCCTGCAGATGCTCCGCGAAGCCGGTGCATGCGTCAGCCTGCTCTCCCCACGCGAGAACCGCCTCAACGCCGTCCTCAACGCCGTTGCCGAACTCGCCGCTGACGCGAGGCGGCGTGACGAAGTCACCGCCCTGCTAGAGGATCTGCTGCCCACGACTCCCGAAGACGGAACCGTCGCCGTCCGGCCCGACCCGATCGGGAGCCACCTCGCTTCCACCGTGTTTCACACGGACCATCCCCTACTGAGCAGGTGCCTTGAAACCGCAGATCCCGACGAGCAACTGAACGCCTGCGTGGGCGTGTCACGGCTCTCCACGGTGACCGGCCCCACAGAGGCGGCCGCCATGGCCCGCAGGGCTCTCGAAGCAGTGCCCGAACTGTGGTCGGCGGCGCTCTCGGTGGCGGCTGCCCAGGGAGGTCCGTTCGTCGGTGCGCTCGAGCGGTTCGCCGCCGACGAGAGCACGTCGCTGCCGTTTGCCGCACTTGCCGTCACCTTGCCGATGGGGCACAGCAATCTGCGGGGCCTGGCCTTGATCGCGACCGAGCGTTCCCGGCCGGACGAGACTGCGGAATCCGATGAGGAAGCGCGGGCGACACTCGCCGGCTGGTACAACAACCTGTCCATCCGGCAGAGCGACACCGGGGACCAACTGGCCGCACTCGAATCAATCACCGAAGCCGTCACCCACTACCGCGCCCTCGCCCACGGACCCAACGGACCCGCCCACCTCCCCAACCTCGCAACTACCCTCAACAACCTCTCCAACTGCCTGAGCAACACCGGGGACCAGCAGGCCGCACTCGCCTTCGCCACCGAGGCCGTCGCCCACTACCGCACCCTCACCCAAGGACCCAACGGACCCGCCCACCTCCCCAACCTCGCCGGCTCCCTCAACAACCTCTGCGGATGCCAGAGCGAGACCGGGGACCAACAGGCCGCACTCGCCTCCGCCACCGAAGCCGTCAGCATTCGCCGCACCCTCACCCAAGGACCCAACGGCCCCGCCTACCTCCCCGACCTCGCCAACTCCCTCAACAACCTCTCCAACTGCCAGTCAAACACCGGCGATTGGCAGAACGCGCTCGCCTCCATCACCGAGGCCGTCGCCCACTACCGCACCCTCGCCCAGGGACCCAACGGCCCCGCCCACCTCTCCGACCTCGCCATGTCCCTCAACAACCTCTCCAACTGCCAGAGCGAGACCGGGGACCAACAGGCCGCACTCGCCTCCGCCACCGAAGCCGTCAGCATTCGCCGCACCCTCACCCAAGGACCCAACGGCCCCGCCCACCTCCCCAACCTCGCCGGCTCCCTCAACAACCTCTGCGGATGCCAGAGCGAGACCGGGGACCAACAGGCCGCACTCGCCTCCGCCACCGAAGCCGTCAGCATTCGCCGCACCCTCACCCAAGGACCCAACGGCCCCGCCTACCTCCCCGACCTCGCCAACTCCCTCAACAACCTCTCCAACTGCCAGGCGAGCACCGGCGATTGGCAGAACGCGCTCGCCTCCATCACCGAGGCCGTCGCCCGCTACCGCACCCTCGCCCAGGGACCCAACGGCCCCGCCTACCTCCCCGACCTCGCCGGCTCCCTCAACAACCTCTCCAACCGGCAGGACGACACCGGGGACCAGCAGGCGGCACTCGCGTCCGCCATCGAGGCCGTCGCCCACTACCGCACCCTCACCCAGGGACCCAACGGCCCCGCCTACCTCCCCGACCTCGCCATGTCCCTCAACAACCTCTCCAACCGGCAGAGCAGCACCGGCGATTGGCAGAACGCGCTCGCCTCCATCACCGAGGCCGTCGCCCACTACCGCACCCTCGCCCAAGGACCCAACGGCCCCGCCTACCTCCCCAACCTCGCCAGCTCCCTGAACAACCTCTCCAACCAGCAGGGCGATACTGGAGACCAGCAGGCGGCACTCGCCTCCATCACCGAGGCCGTCGCCCACTACCGCACCCTCACCCAGGGACCCAACGGCCCCGCCTACCTCCCCGACCTCGCCATGTCCCTCAACAACCTCTCCAACTGCCAGTCAAACACCGGGGACCAGCAGGCGGCACTCGCCTCCGCCACCGAAGCCGTCAGCATTCGCCGCGCCCTCACCCAAGGACCCAACGGCCCCGCCTACCTCCCCGACCTCGCCAGCTCCCTCAACAACCTCTCCAACTGCCAAAACGACACAGATGATTGGCAGAACGCGCTCGCCTCCATCACCGAGGCCGTCGCCCACTACCGCACCCTCACCCAAGGACCCAACGGCCCCGCCCACCTCCCCGACCTCGCCATGTCCCTCAACAACCTCTCCAACTGCCAGGGAAACACCGGCGATTGGCAGAACGCGCTCGCCTCCATCACCGAGGCCGTCGCCCACTACCGCGCCCTCACCCAAGGACCCAACGGCCCCGCCTACCTCCCCAACCTCGCCGGCTCCCTCAACAACCTCTCCAACTGCCAAAACGACACAGATGATTGGCAGAACGCGCTCGCCTCCATCACCGAGGCCGTCGCCCACTACCGCACCCTCACCCAAGGACCCAACGGCCCCGCCCACCTCCCCAACCTCGCCATGTCCCTCAACAACCTCTCCAACCGACAGAGCAGCACCGGGGACCAGCAGGCGGCACTCGCCTCCGCCACCGAAGCCGTCAGCATTCGCCGCACCCTCACCCAGGGACCCAACGGCCCCGCCTACCTCCCCGACCTCGCCAACTCCCTCAACAACCTCTCCAACCGACAGGACGACACCGGGGACCAGCAGGCGGCACTCGCCTCCATCACCGAAGCCGTCACCGTTCACCGCGCCCTCGCCCAAGGACCCAACGGCCCCGCCCACCTCCCCGACCTCGCCATGTCCCTCAACAACCTCTCCAACCGGCAGAGCAGTTCCAGGGGGCAGCAAAGTGGCCTTCTGACATCTGACGAGGTGATCTCCGGATTCGCCCCCGGTCCCCAAGCCGAACTGCTCATCTCCCGCGCACGCTGGCGCTTCACGCACGACGACCTCGCCGGAGCGGTCGCAGATCTCATGTCCGCCGCCCAATTCGCGGACGGGACGACAGATCCCACATGGGCCGGACGCTCCCGCCGCGCGGTTCGGGCATTCATCGACATGGTGCGCCAGAGCCCCACAACCAGCGCTGCCATGGAACAAGCGGCAGCGGGCCTGCCCGCCTGGGCGGTCGGGATACTTCCAGACCAGTCCGTCGAACGCTTCAACCGCTGGTTGTCCGCTCAATCCTGGCCCGACCAGGAGAGTTTCCTACAGCAGACGTACGCCCTTCTCGCCACTCCAGAGGAACAGGCCGCCCTGGACGTCGTACGGGCCTTGTATCCCGAAACGACGGCGCTCAGCCGGCTCTCAGATCTCGTGCAGGAGGCCTCAGAGCGCGGACTTGAGCAAGTCCTGGACGAGCGCCGCAGAGTGCACACCGCCTACGACCTGGTGAGCCGGTGGCTTGCCACTCCCACGTGGCCCGAAGACCTTCAGTTCCTGCGCGACCACCCGGGTCTCACCAGCGATCCACTCATCCGGGCGTTGCTCACCTCGAACCCCGAGGACGTGGCGTCGTCCCAGCACCTAGGCATCCTCGAACTCACCGAACGGCTTGAGATCCCGGACGTCTACGACGCGGTGACCGACCCCACAACGGCGGTCGACACAGCGATGGGCTTTGTCGAGCAAGGCCAGCCGGAGGCTGTGTACCCGCTCCTGCTCGCCGCTCCCGTCCTCACCCACACGCCGTTCGTCACGCCCTACCTGTTCGCCGTACACCAGTTGTTCTCCCAGTCGGCCGACGAGAACCAGTCCTCCACTCCGGCTCCCGCCGAACTCATCGCCCAGGCCGCCGAGCAAGGCTCCGAAATCCAGCGTGGCGCCGGCGCGAATCGCCTTCGTGCCCTCGCACGCCACCGCCCGGGCCACGCCGCCGCGTTGCATGATCTCGCCGACGCCCTCGCCCCGCCCTCCGAGGGCACGCCCGCCGGAGAACCTGCTTCTGATGCCGGATGA
- a CDS encoding MOSC domain-containing protein, whose product MSGIVTAVSSNGVYSFTKPNRDSVTLLVGLGVEGDVHAGVTVKHRSRVARDATQPNLRQVHLIHEELFAEVGEEGFAVTAGDLGENITTRGIDLLGLPVGTLLRIGDEAVVEVTGLRNPCRQIDDFQAGLLKEVVGRDEAGNIVRKAGVMSIVREGGTVRPGDTIEAELPSGPHRALEQV is encoded by the coding sequence ATGAGCGGGATTGTGACGGCGGTCAGCAGTAACGGCGTGTACTCGTTCACCAAGCCGAACCGGGACAGCGTCACGTTGCTCGTCGGGCTCGGGGTGGAGGGGGATGTGCACGCCGGTGTGACGGTCAAGCATCGTTCGCGGGTTGCGCGGGATGCGACCCAGCCGAATCTGCGGCAGGTTCATCTCATCCATGAGGAGCTCTTCGCCGAGGTCGGCGAGGAGGGGTTCGCGGTGACGGCCGGCGATCTGGGCGAGAACATCACCACCCGTGGGATCGACCTGCTCGGTCTGCCCGTCGGCACCCTGCTGCGGATCGGTGACGAGGCGGTCGTGGAGGTGACCGGACTGCGGAATCCGTGCCGGCAGATCGACGACTTCCAGGCCGGGCTCCTGAAGGAGGTCGTCGGCCGGGACGAGGCCGGGAACATCGTGCGCAAGGCCGGAGTCATGAGCATCGTGAGGGAAGGCGGCACGGTGCGCCCCGGCGACACGATCGAGGCGGAGCTTCCCAGCGGGCCCCATCGGGCCCTGGAGCAGGTCTGA
- a CDS encoding response regulator transcription factor, with translation MCANIMVAEDDAKQAELVRRYLEHEGHTVVVVGDGRTALEEVRHREPDLLVLDVMMPRADGLDVVRILRAESRGLPVLMLTARSTEDDLLLGLDLGADDYMTKPFSPRELVARVRTLLRRSRGSAAPGASGAPGGTDATAAAVSDETLSVGALTVDPVRHEVSVGGTPVVCTPGEFRILAAMAAAPDRVFTRQRLLEELHGFDKYVSDRTVDVHVSNLRKKIEPAPRRPTRLLTVFGVGYKLTDPAKAKGKTEKRGVHRASS, from the coding sequence GTGTGCGCAAACATCATGGTCGCCGAAGACGACGCGAAGCAGGCCGAGCTGGTGCGCCGTTATCTGGAGCACGAGGGGCATACGGTCGTGGTCGTCGGGGACGGCCGTACGGCTCTGGAGGAGGTGCGGCATCGGGAGCCCGATCTGCTCGTTCTCGACGTGATGATGCCTCGGGCCGACGGCCTCGACGTGGTGCGGATCCTGCGCGCCGAGTCCCGGGGGCTGCCGGTGCTGATGCTGACGGCCCGCAGTACCGAGGACGATCTGCTGCTCGGCCTCGATCTCGGCGCGGACGACTACATGACCAAGCCGTTCAGCCCTCGGGAGCTGGTGGCGCGGGTGCGTACGCTGCTGCGTCGCAGCCGGGGTTCAGCCGCTCCCGGTGCCTCCGGTGCTCCCGGAGGCACTGATGCCACGGCCGCCGCCGTCTCGGACGAGACGCTGTCGGTGGGTGCGCTCACCGTCGATCCGGTACGGCACGAGGTGTCGGTCGGGGGAACGCCCGTCGTGTGCACGCCCGGTGAGTTCCGTATCCTCGCCGCGATGGCGGCGGCGCCCGACCGGGTCTTCACCCGGCAGCGGCTCCTGGAGGAGCTGCACGGCTTCGACAAGTACGTCAGCGACCGCACCGTCGACGTACACGTCAGTAACCTGCGCAAGAAGATCGAGCCCGCCCCCCGACGCCCGACCCGGCTGCTCACCGTCTTCGGCGTCGGCTACAAGCTGACGGATCCCGCGAAGGCGAAGGGGAAGACGGAGAAGAGGGGCGTGCACCGTGCCTCGTCGTGA
- a CDS encoding cell wall metabolism sensor histidine kinase WalK, which yields MPRRDGRARLPLRRSLLGRLLTVSALVASCSVAATAWLAVQTTSGAIRQEQGQNLSADAKIYNTLLGYAATHPGWEGVDATVRKLARESQRRIALTAQDRQPLFDSAGTADTAGAALPPQASAVVDPLSVDTVLVPDAAAAGADRVDPRAVGPFLLPAKERTALRKATSGSVACLSRVGIAADVVESPSGRPRVQFVSDETDRSLEGKCLAAFPASPTPTEQKALTALNQLADACLKRQGRTGVKLNLDLSWDRGHAGDYSGDYSDGTDGMADSDRARLAEKLKADAARKAGAADEAPAAARSSKYDRAIAACVGSARREQLTSYVAAPALLFIDSPDAGSVPGFDLSPANTARIAGVTALVLALTVGASMLAGARLVRPLHALTGAAQRMRDGLDSAPVPVGPDNEIGRLAAAFNDMAAHRARLEEQRKVMVSDVAHELRTPLSNIRGWLEAAQDGLAEPDPAFVASLHEEAVQLQHIVNDLQDLGAADVGALRLHLEPVRVDELLGQVAAAHQGLAETAGVTLTVAATPPGAPPRPLLDADPVRLRQAVSNLLSNAVRHTPPGGSVTLRSYVTESGADTDTGTAPGAGNEVVMEVADTGSGIPADDVPHVFDRFWRAEKSRNRSTGGSGLGLAIVLKLAEAHGGTASVVSTEGQGSVFSLRLPGAKETEEVEEVEEVEEVEEVEEVEEVEEVEEIQGAGEIPDRP from the coding sequence GTGCCTCGTCGTGACGGGCGGGCTCGGCTGCCGCTCCGCCGGAGTCTGCTCGGCCGGCTGCTGACCGTGTCGGCACTGGTGGCCTCGTGCTCGGTCGCCGCCACCGCCTGGCTCGCCGTGCAGACGACCTCCGGCGCGATCCGCCAGGAGCAGGGGCAGAACCTCAGCGCCGACGCCAAGATCTACAACACCCTGCTGGGTTACGCGGCCACCCATCCCGGCTGGGAGGGCGTCGACGCCACCGTACGCAAGCTGGCCCGGGAGTCCCAGCGCCGGATCGCGCTGACCGCCCAGGACCGTCAGCCGCTCTTCGACTCCGCCGGCACCGCCGACACCGCCGGCGCCGCTCTGCCGCCGCAGGCCTCGGCGGTCGTCGACCCGCTGTCCGTCGACACCGTGCTGGTGCCCGATGCCGCCGCCGCGGGCGCGGACCGTGTCGATCCACGCGCGGTGGGGCCGTTCCTGCTGCCCGCGAAGGAGCGTACGGCTCTGCGGAAGGCCACCTCCGGGAGCGTGGCGTGTCTGAGCAGGGTGGGCATCGCCGCGGACGTCGTCGAGAGCCCGAGCGGGCGGCCCCGCGTCCAGTTCGTGAGCGACGAGACCGACCGTTCCCTGGAAGGGAAGTGTCTGGCGGCCTTCCCCGCCAGCCCCACCCCGACCGAGCAGAAAGCCCTCACCGCGCTCAACCAGCTCGCCGACGCCTGCCTGAAGCGACAGGGCCGCACGGGCGTGAAACTGAACCTGGATCTGTCCTGGGACCGGGGGCACGCGGGCGACTACTCGGGCGACTACTCGGACGGCACTGACGGCATGGCGGACAGCGATCGAGCCAGACTCGCCGAGAAGCTGAAGGCCGATGCCGCCCGCAAGGCCGGGGCGGCCGACGAAGCACCGGCCGCGGCGCGCAGCAGCAAGTACGACCGGGCCATAGCCGCCTGTGTCGGCAGCGCCCGCCGTGAGCAGCTCACGTCCTACGTCGCCGCGCCCGCGCTGCTGTTCATCGACAGCCCGGACGCCGGCAGCGTGCCCGGCTTCGACCTCTCACCGGCCAACACCGCACGCATCGCCGGGGTCACGGCCCTCGTCCTCGCCCTCACCGTCGGCGCGTCGATGCTCGCCGGAGCCCGGCTCGTACGCCCGTTGCACGCGCTCACCGGCGCCGCCCAGCGGATGCGGGACGGCCTGGACTCGGCGCCCGTGCCGGTCGGCCCGGACAACGAGATCGGACGGCTGGCGGCGGCCTTCAACGACATGGCCGCGCACCGGGCCCGGCTGGAGGAGCAGCGCAAGGTGATGGTCAGCGACGTCGCCCACGAACTGCGCACCCCGCTGAGCAACATCCGCGGCTGGCTGGAGGCGGCCCAGGACGGACTGGCCGAGCCGGACCCGGCGTTCGTCGCCTCGCTGCACGAGGAGGCGGTGCAGCTTCAGCACATCGTCAACGATCTGCAGGACCTGGGGGCCGCCGACGTGGGCGCGCTGCGTCTGCACCTGGAGCCGGTACGCGTCGACGAGCTGCTCGGCCAGGTCGCCGCGGCGCACCAGGGGCTGGCCGAGACCGCCGGCGTCACCCTGACGGTCGCCGCGACACCGCCCGGCGCCCCTCCCCGGCCTCTCCTCGACGCCGACCCCGTACGGCTGCGTCAGGCCGTGAGCAACCTGCTCTCCAACGCCGTACGCCACACACCGCCCGGCGGCAGCGTGACCCTGCGCTCGTACGTCACGGAATCAGGTGCCGATACCGATACCGGTACCGCTCCCGGTGCCGGGAACGAGGTGGTCATGGAGGTGGCCGACACCGGCAGCGGCATCCCGGCCGACGACGTCCCGCACGTCTTCGACCGCTTCTGGCGGGCCGAGAAGTCCCGCAACCGGAGCACCGGCGGCAGCGGCCTCGGCCTGGCCATCGTCCTCAAGCTCGCCGAGGCCCATGGCGGCACGGCGAGCGTGGTGAGCACCGAGGGGCAGGGGTCGGTCTTCAGCCTGCGGCTGCCGGGAGCCAAGGAGACCGAGGAGGTCGAGGAGGTCGAGGAGGTCGAGGAGGTCGAGGAGGTCGAGGAGGTCGAGGAGGTCGAGGAGGTCGAGGAGATCCAAGGAGCCGGAGAGATCCCCGATCGACCCTGA